A genome region from Hevea brasiliensis isolate MT/VB/25A 57/8 chromosome 9, ASM3005281v1, whole genome shotgun sequence includes the following:
- the LOC110632104 gene encoding uncharacterized protein LOC110632104 isoform X2: MGTEEPKDPFKGVDWKAIGGELQKDPSAGAKPVIKKRLPKKIRQIPDYYFLPRRSLPSAIAFYGACIAGGIGAEDGGVIWEFDK, encoded by the exons ATGGGAACTGAAGAGCCAAAAGATCCATTCAAGGGGGTTGACTGGAAAGCCATAGGCGGTGAATTGCAGAAGGACCCTAGTGCTGGTGCTAAACCAGTCATAAAGAAACGGTTACCAAAAAAGATTAGACAAATTCCAGATTACTATTTCCTTCCTCGAAGATCTCTACCCTCTGCAATTGCATTCTATGGGGCATGTATTGCAGGTGGAATTGGTGCTG AGGATGGAGGCGTCATATGGGAGTTTGATAAATAA
- the LOC110632104 gene encoding uncharacterized protein LOC110632104 isoform X1 — protein MGTEEPKDPFKGVDWKAIGGELQKDPSAGAKPVIKKRLPKKIRQIPDYYFLPRRSLPSAIAFYGACIAGGIGAGMLLEIWINKKVKEDGGVIWEFDK, from the exons ATGGGAACTGAAGAGCCAAAAGATCCATTCAAGGGGGTTGACTGGAAAGCCATAGGCGGTGAATTGCAGAAGGACCCTAGTGCTGGTGCTAAACCAGTCATAAAGAAACGGTTACCAAAAAAGATTAGACAAATTCCAGATTACTATTTCCTTCCTCGAAGATCTCTACCCTCTGCAATTGCATTCTATGGGGCATGTATTGCAGGTGGAATTGGTGCTGGTATGCTTCTTGAGATCTGGATAAACAAGAAAGTTAAAG AGGATGGAGGCGTCATATGGGAGTTTGATAAATAA
- the LOC110632102 gene encoding laccase-6-like, translated as MGNPPSSFMILCLLSLMMSFAYTALSVPNWPGGRTTRFYDFKVHTMTVNKLCNTKEIVAVNNMYPGPVVYAQQGDRIIVKVTNESPYNVTIHWHGVRQILSCWFDGPSYITQCPIQPGQSFTYEFTLVRQKGTFFWHAHVSWLRGTVYGAIVVYPKTGVPYPFPYPYEEHIVILGEYWLQDVVQLERQVLASGGGPPPSNAYTINGHPGPNYNCSANDVYKIEVVPGKTYLLRLINAGLNMENFFAIANHKLTIVEADAEYTKPFTTDRVMLGPGQTMIVLVTADQPIGKYSMAMGPYMSAQGAPFQNISAIAYFQYLGAVPNSISLPARLPNFNDNLAVKTVMDGLRGLNTSNVPKEIDTNLFVTIGVNVNKCRSKTPQQNCQGINNGTMAASMNNISFIKPTVSVLEAYYKGIEGFFTEDFPEAPLRFYDFVNGAPNNAPVDTNSMNGTRTKVVEYGTRVQIILQDTGTISTENHPIHLHGYSFYVVGYGTGDYNPQTANLNLVDPPYMNTIGVPVGGWAAIRFVADNPGVWFMHCHLDVHQSWGLATVLIVKNGKGHLETLPHPPADLPRC; from the exons ATGGGCAATCCACCCTCTTCTTTTATGATCCTATGCTTATTAAGCTTGATGATGTCCTTCGCCTACACTGCTCTGTCTGTTCCCAATTGGCCTGGAGGGAGAACAACCAGGTTCTATGATTTCAAG GTTCATACCATGACTGTTAATAAATTGTGCAACACCAAGGAAATTGTTGCCGTTAATAATATGTACCCTGGACCTGTTGTTTATGCCCAACAAGGCGATCGAATAATCGTCAAAGTTACCAACGAGTCGCCTTACAATGTCACCATCCACTG gcACGGTGTCCGGCAAATACTATCCTGCTGGTTCGATGGACCTTCATACATAACCCAATGCCCAATTCAACCTGGCCAGAGCTTCACCTACGAGTTCACACTGGTTAGGCAGAAGGGCACCTTTTTTTGGCATGCTCATGTTTCTTGGCTTAGGGGAACTGTTTATGGTGCCATAGTTGTATATCCAAAAACTGGGGTCCCATACCCATTTCCCTACCCTTATGAAGAGCATATAGTAATTCTAG GGGAGTATTGGCTCCAGGACGTTGTACAACTAGAGCGGCAAGTACTAGCAAGCGGCGGAGGTCCTCCACCGTCAAATGCCTACACCATCAATGGTCACCCTGGGCCTAACTATAATTGCTCTGCtaatg ATGTATATAAGATCGAAGTGGTCCCGGGGAAGACCTATTTGTTACGGTTGATAAACGCAGGCTTAAACATGGAAAATTTCTTTGCCATTGCTAATCACAAATTAACAATCGTAGAAGCCGATGCTGAGTACACAAAACCATTCACTACAGATCGCGTAATGCTCGGACCAGGACAGACAATGATCGTCCTCGTCACCGCTGATCAACCTATTGGAAAATATTCCATGGCCATGGGACCTTACATGTCTGCTCAGGGTGCCCCATTTCAGAACATATCAGCAATTGCTTACTTTCAATACTTAGGTGCTGTCCCTAATAGCATTTCGTTACCAGCTAGATTACccaattttaatgataatttagCTGTTAAGACGGTGATGGATGGCCTGCGAGGCTTAAATACTTCAAACGTGCCAAAAGAGAtcgacactaacctctttgtcaCTATTggagtaaatgtcaataagtgtAGGTCTAAAACACCACAACAAAATTGCCAAGGCATTAATAATGGTACCATGGCGGCTTCCATGAACAATATAAGTTTCATTAAACCTACAGTTTCAGTTTTGGAAGCCTATTACAAAGGGATTGAAGGCTTTTTCACTGAGGATTTCCCTGAGGCACCCCTTAGATTCTATGACTTCGTCAATGGGGCACCTAATAATGCCCCAGTTGACACAAACTCCATGAATGGGACTAGGACTAAGGTCGTTGAGTATGGTACCAGGGTGCAAATCATTCTGCAGGATACAGGAACGATATCAACTGAGAATCACCCAATTCACCTCCATGGCTATAGCTTCTATGTTGTGGGATATGGCACCGGCGACTATAACCCACAAACAGCAAATCTCAATCTAGTGGATCCGCCATATATGAACACCATTGGAGTTCCAGTTGGGGGATGGGCAGCAATTCGCTTTGTAGCAGACAATCCAG GGGTTTGGTTTATGCATTGTCACTTGGATGTGCACCAATCATGGGGATTAGCTACGGTGCTTATAGTGAAGAATGGGAAAGGACACTTGGAGACCCTGCCACATCCTCCTGCAGATTTGCCCCGATGCTAG
- the LOC110632103 gene encoding protein KINESIN LIGHT CHAIN-RELATED 1 gives MPGLVSAQNPANAKPLHSYFRENDVKTPSPLLKRTPSPSKCNPRALSSYKTPEKLPIDEPSPDNPDLGPFLLKLARDTIVSGDNPNKALDYASRASVSFERCSGSGLELTMSLHVLAAIYCSLGRFEEAVPVLERSIEVLDSTDGLDHALAKFTGYMQLGDTYSMLGQLDRSISCYESGLKIQIEAFGVLDPRVAETCRYLAEAYVQAMQFDEAEKLCKKILEIHRNHSPPASLEEAIDRRLMALVCEAKGDYESALEQLVLASMAMIATGQDNEVAAIDICIGNIYVSLCRFDEAIFSYQKALTVFKSTKGDNHPTVASAFIRLADLYYKTGKIRESKSYCENALRIYARPAPETATEEIAVGLTEISAIYESLNEPEEALKLLNEAMKLLEDRPGQHSTIAGIEAQMGVMFYMVGRYGEAQSSFESSVAKLRASGDSKSAFFGIVLNQLGLASVQQYKIDKAAELFEEAREILEQEYGSCHLDTLGVYSNLAATYDAMGRVGDAIEILEYILKVREEKLGTANPDVDDEKKRLAELLKEAGRARIKKGKSLENLLGSNSERRKKDVSKRRSGFGFRT, from the exons ATGCCAGGTCTAGTCTCAGCACAGAACCCTGCCAATGCAAAGCCATTACACAGTTACTTCCGCGAAAACGACGTTAAAACGCCATCTCCGCTCCTAAAGCGAACCCCATCACCCTCCAAGTGCAACCCACGAGCCTTATCCTCCTACAAAACCCCTGAGAAGCTCCCCATCGACGAGCCCTCTCCCGACAACCCGGATCTGGGTCCATTTCTGTTAAAGCTCGCCCGGGACACCATTGTTTCGGGTGATAACCCGAATAAAGCCTTGGACTATGCGTCCCGTGCGTCCGTATCGTTTGAACGGTGTTCGGGTTCGGGTCTGGAGCTAACCATGAGCTTGCACGTCCTAGCCGCGATTTATTGCAGTTTGGGCCGGTTTGAGGAAGCGGTACCTGTTCTGGAGCGTTCCATTGAGGTTCTGGATAGTACTGACGGGTTGGATCATGCTTTGGCTAAGTTCACCGGGTATATGCAGCTTGGGGACACGTATTCTATGCTGGGGCAGCTGGATCGGTCCATTTCGTGTTACGAGTCGGGTTTGAAGATCCAGATTGAGGCTTTTGGGGTTTTGGATCCCAGAGTTGCTGAGACGTGcag GTATTTAGCAGAGGCCTATGTTCAAGCAATGCAGTTTGATGAGGCAGAAAAGCTCTGCAAGAAGATCCTTGAAATTCACCGGAATCATAGTCCACCAGCATCCCTTGAAGAGGCAATTGATCGCCGGCTTATGGCTCTTGTCTGTGAAGCAAAGGGAGACTATGAATCTGCCCTCGAGCAACTTGTCCTTGCTAGCATGGCAATGATTGCCACTGGTCAGGACAATGAGGTTGCTGCTATTGACATTTGCATTGGCAATATTTATGTGTCCCTTTGCCGATTTGACGAAGCAATTTTTTCCTACCAAAAAGCACTGACAGTCTTCAAATCTACCAAGGGTGACAATCATCCTACTGTAGCATCTGCCTTTATCCGCCTAGCAGATTTGTATTACAAGACAGGCAAGATAAGGGAGTCCAAATCCTACTGTGAGAATGCCTTGAGAATATATGCAAGACCAGCCCCTGAAACTGCAACTGAGGAGATTGCTGTTGGGTTGACAGAAATCTCAGCCATCTATGAATCTTTGAATGAACCTGAGGAGGCATTGAAGCTCTTGAACGAGGCAATGAAGTTGCTGGAAGACCGGCCTGGACAGCATAGCACAATTGCAGGAATAGAAGCACAGATGGGAGTGATGTTTTACATGGTTGGGAGGTATGGAGAAGCTCAAAGCTCTTTTGAGAGTAGTGTAGCAAAGCTTCGGGCCAGTGGGGATAGTAAATCAGCCTTCTTTGGAATTGTGTTGAACCAGCTGGGGTTGGCCAGTGTGCAACAGTACAAGATAGATAAGGCAGCTGAATTGTTTGAAGAAGCAAGGGAGATTTTAGAGCAGGAGTATGGCTCGTGTCACTTGGATACTCTTGGAGTGTATAGCAATCTTGCTGCAACCTATGATGCAATGGGGAG GGTAGGTGATGCAATTGAGATATTAGAGTACATACTCAAGGTAAGAGAAGAAAAGCTTGGAACGGCAAATCCTGATGTAGATGATGAGAAGAAAAGGCTAGCTGAGCTCTTAAAAGAAGCAGGAAGGGCTAGGATCAAGAAAGGAAAATCCCTTGAGAATCTCCTCGGTTCCAACTCTGAAAGGAGGAAGAAGGACGTTTCAAAGAGAAGATCTGGATTTGGTTTTAGAACTTGA